One stretch of Pradoshia sp. D12 DNA includes these proteins:
- a CDS encoding toll/interleukin-1 receptor domain-containing protein, whose translation MVKLDKDYVWECDYGVRKPLVPVLMELLKNQDATSLQMVNLMTNSIPYNLEFFIVVSYENPKEGHIEVMKNMMRAAGLRYRPDITFNELSQEIGYRRFNSQTLVRDIDVLEAMNSELLFRYYEKSELEKMGYVIDKPLGNQMPIFLSHSSKNKSEVEDLIPYLNGAGLPVWFDKVNIDYGESIVKAIQKGIKQSAGVIFWITNDFINSNWCDLELTKFSSRYASKKNLLTIAVVHQDVDIDKIDFLFDDIKYLHRKDENLEKIAKEILPSLKRYINSTNN comes from the coding sequence ATGGTGAAATTAGACAAAGATTATGTGTGGGAATGTGATTATGGTGTAAGAAAACCATTAGTACCGGTACTAATGGAATTATTAAAAAATCAAGATGCAACTTCTCTTCAAATGGTAAATCTTATGACTAACTCGATTCCATATAATTTAGAATTTTTCATTGTAGTAAGTTATGAAAATCCAAAAGAAGGACATATTGAGGTAATGAAAAATATGATGAGGGCTGCAGGTTTACGTTATCGTCCGGATATTACATTTAATGAATTAAGTCAAGAAATAGGCTATAGAAGGTTTAATAGTCAAACTTTAGTAAGAGACATCGATGTATTAGAAGCGATGAACAGTGAATTACTTTTCCGATATTATGAAAAAAGTGAATTAGAAAAGATGGGTTATGTAATAGATAAACCACTTGGAAATCAGATGCCTATATTCTTGAGTCATTCTTCTAAAAATAAAAGTGAAGTCGAGGATTTGATTCCTTACTTAAATGGAGCAGGATTACCTGTTTGGTTTGATAAAGTTAATATTGATTATGGAGAATCAATTGTTAAAGCAATTCAAAAAGGAATAAAACAATCTGCAGGAGTAATTTTTTGGATTACTAACGACTTTATTAACTCTAATTGGTGTGATTTGGAGTTGACTAAATTTTCAAGTAGATATGCATCTAAAAAAAATTTATTAACGATAGCTGTAGTTCATCAGGATGTTGATATAGATAAAATAGACTTTCTATTTGATGACATTAAATATTTACATCGTAAAGATGAGAATCTAGAAAAAATAGCAAAAGAGATACTTCCTTCATTAAAAAGATATATAAATAGTACTAACAACTAA
- a CDS encoding NAD(P)/FAD-dependent oxidoreductase: MLVLEPIKVGNLELKNRFVMVPMGAELGNFDPRTVDYYVTRAKGGASMVMTTVIATEAIDGHTPASTLTEESFAGFKELVDRAHEFDCKICLQVVPGIGLGGIGEGRLKPASASALPLYPGANITFEELTIDEIKFIQGEISRTVKLAKRAGADAIEIHAYGGYLTDKFMTKRWNIRQDEYGGSFENRMRFLTEIIDVIKEDLGSDFPLLVKFTPDHFLPVEEGYRGIEEGIEIAKLLESKGVHALHVDAGCHDNWYIAMPPIYQQDMVPQMISSAKIKAVTSLPVLSNGRLGDIEKAEAALRNGWIDIAGVGREFLADPNFPKKVMENRTDEIRHCIYCNEGCIATVAAGKSINCAVNPLTGYEGLKELKAADESKRVLVIGAGPGGCQAAITAAEAGHDVEIWEKKAYLGGNFHNACMPPFKRDGMKILDYYRTKLDRLNISIRYCKEATEEAILSYKADLVVHATGGNPIMPSAIKGLNKSHVYTATDVLQNQALLGKKISVIGGGLVGCETAVVLANKGMQITIIEMAEKMLPEPLFIQNAMMLNQLLQHPNITFKTSAKVTEVLDQAVEIEVNGNKEWNDCDSVVVAAGFSPNNHLYHSLKNKTNIVNVGDSVKVRKVLDAVHEAYDAVLNL, translated from the coding sequence ATGTTGGTATTAGAACCTATTAAAGTCGGAAATTTGGAACTGAAAAACAGATTTGTTATGGTTCCAATGGGAGCAGAACTCGGAAATTTTGATCCAAGAACAGTAGATTACTATGTTACCAGAGCAAAGGGCGGAGCATCGATGGTGATGACAACCGTTATTGCAACAGAAGCTATCGATGGCCATACCCCTGCATCCACATTGACAGAAGAAAGTTTTGCAGGCTTTAAAGAGCTAGTGGATAGGGCCCATGAATTTGATTGTAAAATCTGCCTTCAAGTGGTGCCCGGAATTGGATTAGGTGGTATAGGAGAGGGCAGGCTAAAGCCTGCTTCAGCATCAGCTTTACCATTGTATCCCGGTGCTAATATAACCTTTGAAGAATTGACGATTGATGAAATTAAGTTTATACAAGGTGAAATCTCGAGAACAGTAAAATTAGCGAAGAGAGCAGGAGCAGACGCCATTGAAATCCATGCTTATGGCGGGTACCTGACAGATAAATTCATGACTAAACGATGGAATATCCGCCAGGATGAATATGGCGGAAGCTTTGAAAACAGGATGAGATTTTTAACAGAAATAATCGATGTCATCAAGGAAGACCTTGGAAGTGACTTCCCTCTCCTTGTTAAATTTACCCCGGATCATTTCTTGCCAGTAGAAGAAGGGTACAGGGGAATTGAAGAAGGAATAGAGATTGCCAAACTATTAGAAAGCAAGGGTGTCCATGCATTACATGTTGACGCTGGCTGTCATGATAATTGGTACATAGCAATGCCGCCTATTTACCAGCAGGATATGGTTCCACAAATGATTTCATCTGCTAAAATTAAGGCTGTCACGTCTTTGCCAGTTCTTTCAAATGGGCGCCTGGGTGACATTGAAAAGGCTGAAGCTGCACTTCGAAATGGTTGGATTGATATCGCGGGAGTTGGAAGAGAGTTTTTGGCAGACCCAAATTTTCCAAAGAAAGTGATGGAAAATAGAACGGACGAAATCAGACATTGCATTTATTGTAATGAAGGCTGTATTGCTACCGTTGCTGCTGGTAAGAGCATAAACTGCGCCGTCAATCCTCTTACGGGCTATGAGGGATTGAAAGAATTGAAAGCAGCAGATGAATCGAAGCGGGTTCTAGTGATAGGTGCTGGTCCTGGCGGCTGTCAAGCTGCCATAACAGCTGCAGAAGCAGGTCATGATGTGGAAATATGGGAGAAAAAAGCCTATCTAGGAGGGAACTTTCATAATGCCTGTATGCCTCCGTTTAAGCGGGATGGAATGAAAATTCTCGATTATTATCGGACAAAACTTGACCGGTTAAATATCTCGATTAGGTATTGTAAAGAGGCAACGGAAGAAGCGATATTATCCTATAAAGCAGATTTGGTGGTTCATGCTACCGGTGGCAATCCTATAATGCCAAGTGCAATCAAGGGACTGAATAAGAGCCATGTTTACACAGCAACAGACGTTCTGCAAAATCAAGCTCTTCTTGGAAAAAAGATATCGGTTATTGGCGGCGGGCTAGTCGGCTGTGAAACCGCAGTTGTGCTTGCAAATAAAGGAATGCAGATCACTATTATCGAAATGGCTGAAAAAATGTTACCTGAACCTTTATTTATACAAAATGCAATGATGTTAAACCAGCTTTTGCAGCACCCAAATATCACGTTTAAAACATCTGCTAAAGTAACAGAAGTACTAGATCAAGCCGTAGAAATTGAGGTAAACGGCAATAAAGAATGGAATGATTGTGATAGCGTTGTGGTAGCAGCAGGATTTTCGCCTAACAATCATCTATATCACTCTTTAAAAAATAAAACGAATATTGTTAACGTTGGTGATAGCGTGAAGGTTAGAAAAGTACTCGATGCGGTACACGAAGCATATGATGCAGTCTTAAATTTGTAG
- a CDS encoding beta-N-acetylhexosaminidase has protein sequence MSSSEKPVYNSLGVLIDCSRNAVLKVETFQKLIKHLALMGYSSVQLYTEDTYEIKEYPYFGYMRGRYSGEQLKSMDLYTSSFGIELIPCIQTLAHLGTALKWETFSDIVDCDDILLIDEEKTYDLIDAMFRTMSKHISSRKINIGMDEAHMVGLGKYLDKHGFRDRSTLLLKHFGRLMEIARKYSYEPMMWSDMFFRLASSGEYYDTESPIREDVIEMIPDDISLVYWDYYSVESEKYDGMLKKHKQLSNNIIFAGGAWKWTGFSSNNHFSHHAGEIAHKSCLRNGVKDVFITAWGDNGAEASIYSILPTLQLCYTDNAETSRLEERFTTCVGGNYSDFMSLDMTMMVPGNKLPNNHSINPAKYLLYQDVLFGLFDRHVIPNEYASHFQNCADRFKKCINRNPDWQALFLTQYSLSSLLAIKCEAGINIRQAYHNQNREIMEDYCNTFLPEMKKLAEEFMKAYQTQWMEENKIFGLVYSIFGWAACCSGFNPPLTVSMTTLKAG, from the coding sequence ATGAGCTCTTCGGAGAAACCAGTTTATAATTCCCTTGGGGTCTTAATTGACTGCTCCAGAAATGCCGTTTTAAAAGTCGAAACCTTTCAAAAGTTGATCAAACATTTGGCCTTAATGGGGTATTCTTCTGTGCAGCTATATACTGAAGACACGTATGAGATAAAAGAGTATCCGTATTTTGGCTATATGCGTGGCCGTTATTCGGGAGAACAATTAAAAAGTATGGATCTGTATACAAGCAGCTTCGGAATCGAGCTGATTCCCTGTATTCAAACGCTGGCACATTTGGGTACAGCATTAAAATGGGAGACATTTTCCGATATCGTGGATTGTGATGATATCCTGCTTATTGATGAAGAGAAAACGTACGATTTGATTGATGCAATGTTCAGGACTATGTCCAAACATATTTCCAGCAGAAAAATCAATATTGGAATGGATGAGGCCCATATGGTCGGGCTTGGCAAGTATCTGGATAAACATGGTTTTCGGGACCGGTCGACTTTGTTGCTTAAGCATTTTGGCCGCTTGATGGAAATTGCCAGAAAGTACAGCTATGAGCCGATGATGTGGAGTGATATGTTTTTCCGGTTGGCGAGTTCGGGAGAGTATTACGATACCGAAAGCCCAATTCGAGAGGATGTTATAGAAATGATCCCAGATGACATATCATTAGTTTATTGGGATTACTATTCGGTTGAGTCGGAAAAATATGATGGTATGTTGAAAAAACATAAACAACTCAGTAACAACATAATTTTTGCTGGCGGCGCTTGGAAATGGACTGGCTTTTCCTCAAATAATCATTTTAGTCATCATGCAGGTGAAATTGCTCATAAAAGCTGCCTTCGTAATGGAGTTAAAGATGTATTTATTACAGCCTGGGGTGATAACGGCGCGGAAGCATCAATTTATTCCATACTTCCGACCTTACAGCTTTGTTATACGGATAATGCTGAAACAAGCCGCCTGGAGGAGCGCTTTACCACATGTGTCGGAGGGAATTACTCTGATTTTATGAGCTTGGATATGACGATGATGGTACCTGGTAATAAATTGCCGAATAACCATTCAATTAACCCGGCTAAGTATCTATTGTATCAAGATGTATTATTCGGGTTATTTGATAGACATGTGATACCTAATGAGTATGCTTCGCACTTTCAAAACTGTGCAGATCGTTTTAAAAAGTGTATCAATAGAAATCCCGATTGGCAGGCATTGTTTCTGACACAGTATTCCTTAAGCAGTTTATTAGCAATTAAGTGTGAGGCAGGGATAAACATTCGGCAAGCCTATCATAATCAAAATCGTGAAATTATGGAGGACTATTGTAATACCTTCTTACCTGAAATGAAAAAGTTAGCAGAGGAATTCATGAAAGCTTATCAAACGCAGTGGATGGAAGAGAATAAAATATTCGGTCTTGTGTATTCGATCTTCGGATGGGCGGCCTGCTGCAGCGGATTCAATCCGCCATTAACCGTCTCAATGACTACCTTAAAGGCAGGATAA
- the ebgA gene encoding beta-galactosidase subunit alpha gives MKKESYDWENLSVLHVNRLQERAYFFPYTSESSALTYDRGKAEEVKVLNGVWKFHYAENPSLTPKQFIEESYDTGQWDDLQVPSNWQMHGYGRPHYTNVQYPFPVDPPHVPTENPTGSYRREFTVPSDWADQAIILRFEGVDSAFHVWVNGKEVGYSQGSRLPSEFDITKLVHEGKNVIAVQVYQWSEASYIEDQDMWWLSGIYRDVYLLVRPKAHVRDYFIKTTLDENYENGELEIETYILNQKNNPITNYQLEIKLVNHLYEEVEIRDLKNITIDVMDEAKISAVIPIDNPNKWSAENPYLYHLLLTLKDEKGNVIEVIPTKVGFRTVEVKDGVLLVNGIPVMFKGVNRHDHHPDLGRAVPMDSMIEDIQLMKLHNINAVRTSHYPNDPRFYDLCDIYGLYVIDEADLECHGFEEINNYNQISDDSAWEEAYVDRMKRMVERDKNHASIVMWSLGNESGFGRNHVAMAEWSKAKDPTRPIHYEGECRFIMEEGENIPTRDPIASDVHTTMYTPVEIMDELGKRDDLNKPHILCEYAHAMGNGPGGFKEYWETFYKYRRLQGGFVWEWIDQGIRQINDNGEEYFAYGGDFGETPHDSNFVIDGLIRPDRTPSPALIEYKKVIEPVKAEAVDLEKGIIEITNRYDFIPLDHLQLSWSIICDDQILDQGMQSVEGIQAGESKCITIPFTLPTITRDHTDYWLNVNFRTIVDTLWAKAGHEIAWEQFKLPVLATVTENNTSFSYPIAVKECDRLITVSGDHFEFAFSKIFGVIDSWTVEGMKVFGSGPKLNVWRAPTDNDKLAIHKGISSKEVWQKYGLHWMQHRITDVTYDVSSDKKSVDIHVTVRIAPPRIAWGINTTYTYTILGNGDVFLKVKGEPYGELPETMPRIGLTMKLPKTLENVSWYGRGPGEAYADSRMANKVGVWSSDVEGLYTPYVWPQENGNRHQVKWVSLTDTNGFGLLAVGEPEIDFSAHYYTAENFERANHTYDLKKQDFITFNLDYKQHGLGSSSCGPDVLEKYRLRPEAFEFKVRFRPYNKFQFSPIELSKVLIQNNN, from the coding sequence ATGAAAAAAGAGTCGTACGATTGGGAAAACTTATCTGTTCTTCATGTGAATCGTTTGCAAGAGAGGGCTTACTTCTTTCCTTATACCAGTGAGTCATCCGCATTGACTTACGACAGAGGAAAAGCTGAGGAGGTTAAGGTGTTAAATGGCGTATGGAAATTCCACTACGCTGAGAATCCGTCTTTGACACCGAAGCAATTCATTGAAGAATCATATGATACTGGTCAGTGGGATGATCTGCAAGTTCCATCAAACTGGCAGATGCATGGATATGGAAGGCCTCATTATACAAATGTACAATATCCATTTCCAGTAGACCCGCCTCATGTTCCAACTGAAAATCCAACAGGCTCTTATAGACGTGAGTTTACCGTTCCAAGTGATTGGGCAGATCAAGCAATTATCCTACGATTTGAAGGTGTGGATAGTGCTTTTCATGTTTGGGTAAACGGCAAGGAAGTTGGCTATAGCCAGGGCAGCCGTCTTCCAAGTGAATTTGATATTACCAAGTTGGTTCATGAAGGAAAAAATGTAATAGCTGTTCAGGTTTATCAATGGTCTGAGGCGAGTTATATCGAGGACCAGGATATGTGGTGGCTCAGCGGTATATATAGAGACGTTTATTTGCTTGTAAGACCAAAGGCGCATGTCAGAGATTATTTTATCAAAACAACTCTCGATGAAAACTACGAAAATGGCGAATTAGAAATTGAAACCTATATATTAAACCAAAAGAATAATCCGATAACTAATTATCAGCTTGAAATAAAATTAGTAAACCATTTATATGAAGAAGTTGAAATAAGAGATTTAAAAAATATTACGATTGATGTGATGGATGAAGCAAAAATATCTGCTGTTATCCCGATTGACAATCCGAATAAATGGTCGGCTGAGAATCCCTACCTTTATCATCTGCTTCTTACCCTGAAAGATGAGAAAGGGAATGTGATAGAAGTCATCCCAACTAAAGTCGGTTTCCGAACAGTAGAAGTAAAAGATGGAGTTTTGCTAGTAAATGGGATACCGGTCATGTTTAAGGGGGTCAATCGCCACGATCATCATCCTGATCTTGGACGAGCTGTTCCGATGGATTCGATGATTGAGGATATCCAACTGATGAAACTTCACAATATAAATGCGGTAAGGACATCCCATTATCCCAATGATCCACGTTTCTATGATTTATGTGACATTTATGGATTGTATGTCATCGATGAGGCGGATTTAGAATGCCATGGATTTGAGGAGATAAATAACTATAATCAAATCAGTGATGACTCAGCTTGGGAAGAGGCCTACGTGGATCGGATGAAACGGATGGTTGAACGGGATAAGAATCATGCTTCCATTGTTATGTGGTCGCTGGGGAATGAATCAGGATTTGGTCGAAATCACGTAGCGATGGCTGAATGGTCCAAAGCAAAAGATCCAACAAGACCTATTCACTATGAAGGTGAATGCCGTTTCATTATGGAAGAAGGCGAAAATATACCGACCAGGGATCCAATTGCTTCAGATGTCCACACAACTATGTACACACCAGTCGAGATCATGGACGAATTAGGGAAGAGAGACGACCTGAATAAGCCACATATTCTTTGTGAATATGCTCATGCGATGGGGAATGGACCTGGAGGATTTAAAGAATATTGGGAAACCTTCTATAAATATAGAAGATTGCAGGGAGGTTTCGTCTGGGAATGGATTGACCAAGGGATTAGACAGATAAATGATAATGGGGAAGAGTACTTTGCCTATGGTGGAGATTTTGGCGAAACACCGCATGATTCCAACTTTGTCATTGATGGCCTAATCAGGCCTGACCGGACACCATCACCTGCGTTAATAGAATACAAAAAGGTGATTGAGCCAGTTAAGGCAGAAGCAGTTGATTTAGAGAAAGGGATAATTGAAATTACCAACCGATATGATTTTATTCCTTTAGATCATCTGCAATTATCATGGTCTATTATATGTGATGATCAAATTCTTGATCAGGGGATGCAATCTGTTGAAGGTATTCAAGCAGGTGAATCAAAGTGCATTACTATACCGTTTACGCTACCTACTATTACAAGGGATCACACTGATTACTGGTTAAATGTAAATTTCCGGACGATTGTAGATACCTTATGGGCTAAAGCAGGTCATGAAATAGCATGGGAGCAATTTAAACTTCCAGTTTTAGCGACAGTAACTGAAAATAATACCTCGTTTTCTTATCCTATAGCGGTTAAAGAGTGTGACCGGTTGATTACGGTATCTGGAGATCATTTTGAATTTGCCTTTAGTAAAATCTTTGGCGTCATAGATTCATGGACTGTTGAGGGAATGAAGGTTTTTGGATCAGGGCCGAAATTGAATGTATGGCGGGCACCGACAGATAATGACAAGCTGGCTATTCATAAAGGTATAAGTTCAAAAGAAGTATGGCAAAAATATGGTCTGCACTGGATGCAGCATAGAATCACTGATGTAACGTATGATGTTTCATCTGATAAGAAGAGCGTGGATATTCATGTCACTGTCCGAATTGCGCCGCCAAGAATTGCTTGGGGGATCAACACCACATACACCTATACCATTTTAGGCAACGGCGATGTTTTTCTGAAGGTAAAAGGTGAACCTTATGGAGAACTGCCGGAAACGATGCCGAGAATTGGGTTAACGATGAAACTGCCAAAAACGTTGGAGAATGTCAGCTGGTACGGCCGGGGTCCTGGAGAAGCTTATGCAGACAGCCGGATGGCCAATAAAGTAGGAGTATGGTCCAGTGATGTTGAAGGGTTATATACACCTTATGTCTGGCCGCAAGAAAATGGAAACCGTCATCAGGTTAAATGGGTATCATTAACGGATACAAACGGTTTTGGTCTTTTAGCGGTCGGTGAACCAGAAATAGATTTCAGTGCCCACTACTATACTGCTGAAAATTTTGAAAGAGCTAACCATACGTATGACTTGAAAAAACAGGATTTTATTACCTTTAATTTGGATTATAAACAACACGGTCTTGGCTCTTCCAGCTGTGGTCCAGATGTACTGGAAAAATATCGTTTAAGACCTGAAGCTTTTGAATTTAAAGTGCGTTTCAGGCCGTATAACAAATTTCAATTTTCGCCAATCGAACTGAGCAAGGTTTTGATTCAAAACAATAACTAA
- a CDS encoding carbohydrate ABC transporter permease, whose translation MSKLKSIFNYTFLSIVSIISIFPFIWMVVSSTNKSVDVTKGRLLPGSHLVENFQSLLNTTDLVSVLSNSIKIAVITTLLSLLIASLAGYGFEIFRSKMKDYVFNFLLLSMMIPFAALMVPLFRMFGTISEATPMVGIDTLAAVILPTSVTAFLIFFFRQSTKMFPREIIEAGRIDGLSELGVFLRIYIPTMKTTYAAAAIITFMASWNNYIWPLVVLQSPENHTLPLLISNLGSGYSPDFGVIMTTIVIATLPTALIFFLLQKHFVAGMMGSVK comes from the coding sequence ATGAGTAAACTTAAAAGCATTTTCAACTATACTTTTTTAAGCATAGTCTCCATTATTTCCATCTTTCCTTTTATATGGATGGTCGTCAGTTCGACTAATAAGTCGGTGGATGTGACAAAGGGTCGCTTATTACCAGGGAGTCATCTAGTTGAAAATTTTCAAAGTTTGTTGAATACCACCGATCTTGTATCTGTTTTAAGTAATTCTATTAAAATAGCGGTTATTACAACACTGCTTTCCTTGTTGATTGCCTCTTTGGCTGGTTATGGATTTGAAATTTTCAGAAGCAAAATGAAGGACTATGTTTTTAACTTCTTATTACTCTCCATGATGATTCCTTTTGCTGCTTTAATGGTTCCGTTATTTCGGATGTTTGGAACTATTTCCGAAGCTACTCCAATGGTGGGTATTGATACACTTGCTGCAGTTATTTTACCAACAAGTGTAACAGCCTTTCTGATATTTTTCTTCCGCCAAAGTACAAAGATGTTCCCAAGGGAAATAATTGAGGCTGGCCGAATTGATGGATTATCGGAGCTAGGGGTTTTCCTTAGGATTTATATTCCAACAATGAAAACAACATATGCTGCAGCCGCTATTATTACTTTTATGGCAAGCTGGAACAATTACATATGGCCTCTTGTAGTGCTCCAGTCACCAGAGAACCATACCTTGCCGTTGTTAATATCAAATCTTGGATCAGGATATTCTCCAGACTTTGGAGTGATTATGACAACGATTGTTATTGCAACGCTGCCAACTGCACTGATATTCTTCCTTCTCCAAAAACATTTCGTTGCCGGCATGATGGGGTCAGTGAAGTAG
- a CDS encoding carbohydrate ABC transporter permease, which translates to MISTFTFYPMIQAFIMSLQSGTGTNLSFVGLDNYARLLKDPTFLTTVKNTVIYLIIQVPIMIILALFISVLLNNPKLKYRGLFRTAIFLPCVTSLVAYSVIFKYLFSMDGIVNTMLMKLALISEPIQWLTDPFWAKITIIIAITWRWTGYNMIFYLSALQNIDYSIYESAKIDGASSFQQFFKITIPLLKPIILFTSIISTIGTLQLFDEVMNITQGGPGNATMTISQYIYNLSFKYTPDFGYAATVSYAIVIMIVFFSIIQFKVAGDKNE; encoded by the coding sequence ATGATTTCCACATTTACTTTCTATCCAATGATTCAGGCATTTATAATGTCTTTGCAATCTGGAACGGGTACAAATCTTTCCTTTGTCGGATTGGACAATTATGCACGTTTACTTAAGGATCCCACTTTTTTGACAACGGTAAAAAATACGGTTATCTATCTCATTATTCAGGTTCCGATTATGATTATCCTTGCTTTGTTTATATCAGTTTTACTGAATAATCCGAAACTAAAGTATAGGGGATTATTTCGAACAGCCATTTTCTTACCATGTGTAACCTCACTTGTTGCATACTCTGTTATTTTCAAATATTTATTTTCTATGGATGGCATTGTGAATACCATGTTAATGAAATTAGCTCTTATCTCTGAACCAATCCAGTGGTTGACTGATCCCTTTTGGGCAAAAATCACGATTATTATTGCCATCACTTGGAGATGGACTGGTTATAATATGATCTTCTACTTATCTGCTCTGCAAAATATTGATTATTCCATTTATGAATCAGCAAAAATTGACGGCGCATCCTCATTTCAACAGTTTTTTAAAATAACCATACCATTACTAAAACCAATTATTTTGTTTACGTCCATTATCTCAACAATCGGGACACTTCAATTGTTTGATGAAGTGATGAATATTACACAAGGCGGACCAGGGAATGCAACGATGACCATTTCTCAGTATATTTACAATCTGTCATTTAAATATACCCCTGATTTTGGTTATGCGGCCACTGTCTCCTATGCAATTGTGATTATGATTGTATTCTTCTCCATCATTCAATTTAAAGTGGCAGGTGATAAAAATGAGTAA
- a CDS encoding ABC transporter substrate-binding protein: protein MNKIFALLLASILLLSACSSESKTNEEASDTEKGSNELTVWTWDPNFNVKAIDMAKDYYNKENSELSLKIIENAQADIVQKLNTSLSSGTTKGMPNIVLIEDYRAQSFLKAYPDAFFDLSKYYKAEDFAEYKLAPTSLEDKHYGIPFDSGVSGFYVRTDYLEKAGYAVEDLQGIDWNKYIEIGKKVKEATGKSMISMDPKDLGLIRQMIQTSGSWYLKEDGVTPNLADNEYLKEAFQTYKEIVEADISKPVSDWGQYLASFNSGETASILTGNWMTASVKQEVSQKGKWAVVPFPKQSGNANSVNATNLGGSSWYVLDIPGKEKAADLLAKTFGSNVDFYQDLNKEIGAIGTYKPAAEGEAYKAADEFFDGQKITEDFSKWVAEIPQVNYGAHTYVIEDILAVGMQDFLKGKELDKVLNDAQTQAEQQIK from the coding sequence ATGAATAAGATTTTTGCATTATTGTTAGCCAGTATTCTTTTGTTATCAGCTTGTTCTTCTGAATCAAAAACGAACGAAGAGGCTTCCGACACAGAAAAGGGTAGCAATGAATTAACGGTATGGACTTGGGATCCAAATTTCAACGTGAAAGCTATCGATATGGCAAAGGACTATTATAATAAGGAAAATTCCGAGCTTAGTTTAAAAATCATTGAAAATGCACAAGCAGACATTGTCCAAAAACTTAATACCAGCTTAAGCTCCGGTACAACTAAAGGAATGCCGAATATTGTCTTAATTGAGGATTATCGTGCGCAAAGCTTTCTTAAAGCGTATCCAGATGCATTCTTCGATTTATCAAAATATTATAAAGCGGAAGATTTTGCAGAATACAAACTTGCTCCTACCAGTTTAGAAGATAAGCATTATGGTATTCCATTTGATTCAGGAGTATCTGGATTTTATGTAAGAACAGATTATTTAGAGAAAGCAGGCTACGCTGTTGAAGATTTGCAGGGTATAGACTGGAACAAATATATAGAAATAGGCAAAAAAGTTAAAGAAGCCACTGGCAAATCTATGATTTCAATGGATCCTAAAGATCTTGGTCTTATTCGTCAAATGATTCAGACGAGCGGTTCATGGTATTTGAAGGAAGATGGCGTTACCCCGAACTTGGCAGACAATGAGTATCTTAAAGAAGCATTTCAAACTTACAAAGAGATTGTAGAAGCAGATATATCAAAACCGGTTTCCGACTGGGGTCAATATCTTGCTTCCTTTAATAGCGGTGAAACAGCATCCATTCTAACAGGTAACTGGATGACAGCTTCAGTAAAGCAGGAGGTATCTCAAAAAGGCAAGTGGGCAGTTGTTCCTTTCCCTAAACAATCTGGTAATGCAAATTCTGTTAATGCTACTAACCTTGGCGGATCCTCTTGGTATGTTCTTGATATTCCGGGCAAAGAGAAGGCGGCAGATTTGTTGGCAAAAACTTTCGGTTCGAACGTTGATTTTTATCAGGATCTAAACAAAGAAATTGGTGCAATTGGTACGTATAAGCCTGCTGCAGAAGGTGAGGCTTATAAAGCGGCAGATGAATTCTTTGACGGTCAGAAAATCACAGAAGATTTTTCCAAATGGGTGGCTGAAATACCACAAGTAAACTATGGTGCACACACGTATGTAATTGAAGATATATTAGCAGTGGGAATGCAGGATTTCTTAAAAGGAAAAGAACTTGATAAAGTCTTGAATGACGCACAAACACAAGCGGAACAGCAAATTAAATAA